The segment CCGGTGAAAAACGCTCCGAGCCGGTGTCGTCCATGCCCGGCGTGAACCGCCAGAGCATCGATGTGCTGCTGCGCACCGCGGAAGAAATGCTGGAACTCGGCATTCCGATGATTTCGCTGTTCCCGTACATCGAATCGGGCAAGACACCGCTCGCCGAAGCCGCCTACGATCCGGAAGGTCTGATTCCGTCCGCCGTGCGCGCGCTCAAGTCGCGTTTCCCCGAGCTGGGCGTGATGACCGACCTTGCTCTCGATACCTATACCTCGCATGGCCAGGACGGCATCATCGATGAGAGCGGTTATGTCCTCAACGACCTGACCACCGAGATCCTCGTCAAGCAGGGGCTGTGCCATGCCGAGGCGGGGGTCGACATGGTCGGACCCTCCGACATGATGGACGGCCGCATCGGCGCGATCCGCGAAGCGTTCGAAAACGCCGGGCTCATCCACACCCGGATTTTCGCGTACTCGGCGAAATACGCGTCGGCCTTCTACGGCCCCTTCCGCGAAGCGGTCGGTTCCGCCGCCAATCTTGGCAAGGCCGACAAGTACACCTACCAGATGGATCCGGCCAATATCGACGAAGCCGTGCAGGAAGTGGCGATGGACCTGGAGGAGGGGGCCGACATCGTGATGATCAAGCCGGGCATGCCTTACCTGGACGTGATCCGCCGCGTCAAGGACACCTTCCGCGTTCCGACCTACGCCTATCAGGTATCCGGCGAGTACGCGATGCTGCAGGCCGCGTTCCAGAACGGCTGGCTCAAGCGCGAGGCCTGTATCATGGAAAGCCTGCTCGCCTTCAAACGCGCGGGCGCCGATGGTATCCTCACCTACTTTGCCATGGACGCCGCCCGATTGATGAAAGAAGGCCGCGGCTACTACTGAGACATCCCCCGAGGTGAACCATGAACCATACTTATCTTGCCCACCTTGACGCCACGCTCGCCCAGATCCGCGCCGACGGCTTCGAAAAACCCGAGCGGGTGATCGCCGGCGCGCAAAGCGCCGACGTCGCGCTGGCGGGCGGCAAGCGCGTCCTGAACTTCTGCGCCAACAACTACCTGGGACTCGCCGACGACGCCCGCCTGGTTGAGGCCGCCAGGAAGGGACTCGACCAGTACGGTTACGGTTGCGCCTCGGTGCGTTTCATCTGCGGTACCCAGTCGGTGCACAAGGAGCTCGAGGGGGCCATTTCGGCCTTCCTCGGCACCGACGACACCATCCTCTACTCCAGCTGCTTCGACGCCAACGGCGGTGTGTTCGAGACGCTGCTCGGCGAAGAGGACGCGGTGATTTCCGATGAGCTGAACCACGCGTCCATCATCGACGGGGTGCGGCTGTGCAAGGCGCGCCGTTTCCGCTACAAGAACAACGACATGGCCGATCTGGAAGCCCAGCTCAAGGCGGCCGATGCCGCCGGCGCGCGCTTCAAGCTGGTGGTCACCGACGGAGTGTTTTCCATGGACGGCATCATCGCCGACCTGAAAACCCTGTGCGATGTGGCGGACCGCTACGGCGCGCTGGTCATGGTCGACGATTCGCACGCCGTCGGTTTCATCGGCGAAACCGGCGCGGGCACGCCAGAGCTGTGCGGTGTCGCCGATCGCGTGGATATCTACACCGGCACGCTGGGCAAGGCGCTGGGCGGCGCTTCGGGCGGGTATGTGTCTGGCCGCCGGCAGATCGTCGATCTGTTGCGCCAGCGCTCGCGCCCCTACCTGTTCTCGAACAGCCTCGCGCCTGCGATCACGGCGGCCAGTCTGGAAGTGTTCCGCATCCTCAAGGAAGACGGCGCCGAACTGCGCGCCCGTCTCAAACGCAACGCCGAGCACTTCCGCCGCGATATGGCCGCCGCCGGCTTTACGCTGGTGCCCGGCCAGCATCCGATCATTCCGGTCATGCTGGGCGACGCGCGTCTCGCCTCCGAGATGGCGGCCGCGCTGCTGGCCGAGGGGGTGTACGTGGTCGGTTTCTCCTTCCCGGTCGTTCCCAAGGGCAAGGCGCGCATCCGCACGCAGATGTCCGCCGCGCACACTCCGGAGCAAATCGACCGCACCGTGGCCGCCTTCATCCGGGTCGGCCGCGAGCTGGGTGTGATCAAGCACGCCTGAGCAACTGACGCATCCGACGATCACAATGACAACAGACCGGCGCCCCGAGGGAGCGCCGGCAGGAGACATGGCATGAAAGTGCTATCCAAACTGAAATCCGAGCGCGGCCTGTGGATGGCCGACGCGCCGGTGCCGGAAGTCGGCCCGAACGACCTGTTGATCCGCATCCGCAAAACGGCGATCTGCGGCACCGACATTCACATCTACAGCTGGGACGAGTGGGCGAAAAAAACCATTCCCGTGCCGATGCATGTCGGCCATGAGTACGTCGGCACCGTGGCCGGCATGGGCTCCGAAGTCCGCGGCTTCAAAATCGGCGACCGCGTATCCGGCGAAGGGCATATCACCTGCGGGCACTGCCGCAACTGCCGCGCCGGGCGCCGGCATCTGTGCCGCAACACCGTCGGCGTGGGGGTCAATCGCGAAGGCGCGTTCGCCGAGTATCTGGTGATCCCGGCTTTCAACGCCTTCCCCATTCCCGACGATATTTCCGATGATCTGGCGGCGATTTTCGATCCGTTCGGCAATGCGGTGCATACCGCGCTGTCCTTCAACCTGGTCGGCGAAGACGTGCTGATCACCGGCGCGGGTCCGATCGGCATCATGGCCGTGGCGATCGCCCGCCATGTCGGCGCGCGCCATGTGGTGATCACCGACGTGAACGACTACCGTCTGGATCTGGCGCGCAAGATGGGCGCGACCCGCGCGGTGAACGTCGCCCGCGAAGATCTGCGCGCGGTGATGGCGGAACTGGGCATGACCGAAGGCTTCGATGTCGGCCTGGAAATGTCCGGCAATCCCCAGGCGTTCCGCCAGATGCTCGACACCATGAACCATGGCGGCAAGGTGGCGCTGCTGGGCATTCCGCCGGCCGATACGTCGATCGACTGGAACCACGTGATTTTCAAGGGACTGGAGATCAAGGGCATCTACGGCCGCGAAATGTTCGAGACCTGGTACAAGATGGTTGCCCTGTTGCAATCCGGACTCGATATCTCGCCGATCATTACCCATCATTTCCCGGTCGATCGTTTCGAAGAGGGGTTCGAGGCGATGCTCTCGGGCCAGTCCGGCAAGGTCATTCTCGATTGGGCCGACGCGGCGGTCTGATCGCCCGGTCAAACGGAGCAAGCACGGAGCCGTACGGCGACTCCGTGTTTTTTGTTTATAAACCAGTTTTGATTATTCTTTTTGTATAAAAGATTGACCCGTTGATGGCAGTCAACGCCGGTCTCCCGGCTCCTCGTGAGAATGAGGCGGAAACAATAAGTGGGAACTGGGGACATGATTGCCGTTATCGGGGCCGGGATTTCCGGCCTGTCCTGCGCCTGGTGGTTGAAAGAGGCGGGACTGGATGTCGAAGTATTCGAAGCGGAGCCGCATTGCGGCGGTAAAGTGGATACGGTCAGCGATGTCGGCGCGTGTTTCGAAACCGGACCCAACACCTTGCTGTTGAATGCCGGACATCGCGAGTGGCTGACAAAACTCGATCTGACGGTGGTGCCGGCCAACGCGATCACCGGCAACCGCTTCATCCTGCGCAACGGGCGCTACCGCATGCTGCCCGCCGGTCCGGTCTCCTTCCTGTTCTCTCCTCTCTTTTCCGCGCGGGCCAAGTGGTGCCTGCTTCGCGAACCCTGGCGCCGGCCCGTCGCGCCGCCGCACGAAACGGTGGCGGATTTTTTCCGGCGACGGCTCAATGATGAGTGGGTGGACACATTGGTCAGTCCCTTTGTCGCCGGCATCTACGCGGGCAATCCCGACACTTTGCTGATGGAGGAGTGTCTTCCCTCCATGCAGCGGGCCGAGCAACGCTCGGGTTCGCTGGTCGGCGGCATGGCGTCGGCGCTGTGCTCCGGCGCGCTCAAACGCCGCGAGGCCTGTACGATCGAAGGGGGGCTCGCCGCCTTGCCAAGAGCGCTGTCGCGCGGCATGAACCTGCATGCCGCGGAGCGGGTCGAGCGCCTGGTTAGGCAGTCCAGCGGCTGGGGGATCGAAACCCGGCACGGCCTGTACCGGGCCGAAGAGGTCGTGCTGGCGGTGCCCGCACCCGAGGCATCCTGTTTGCTGAAAGACGCTTTCCCCGACCTTGCCGGAGCGCTGGACGCCATTGTGTATGCGCCCATGGCCGTTGTGATGTCGCTGGGGGCCCGCGCCGACATGACGCGGCCCATACGCGGATTCGGCGGGCTCAATCCGGTTCGCGAGTCGCCCTTCGCCGCCGGTCACCTGATGGCGGGCGACATGTTCGACGACCGCTGCTCCATCGACGACTATCTGATCGCGAGTTATGTGGGCGGCGAGCTCTTTCGCGACCGTTACGCGCTGTCCGACGCGGGCCTGCTCGATGCCTTGAACCGCGAGCTGGCCGCCTTGTTCGGCCTGACACGGGCGCCGCGCCGGCAGTGGCTGGTCCGTCATGAGGCGGCGTTGCCACAGGCCACGGCGGCGATGCCCGCGGTGCGCCGTCACCTGGCCGCCCTGGATGACACGGGGCTGCATGTGTGCGCCAACTGGCTTGGCGGGGTGTCGGTGCCGGACTGCCTGGACAAGGGCCGCGATCTCGCCGCGCGTTTTGTCCGGCGCTATCTGGCCCTCTGAAACAGGAGTCGGCTTTTCCCGCACCGCGTGAACCGGTAGAATCGATCTTTATTTCTTTATCTATCGATCAGCGGTCATGCTTACTTTCCAGGAAATCATCCTTACGCTGCAGAACTATTGGAACCGTCAGGGCTGCGCCTTGCTGCAACCTTACGATATGGAGATGGGCGCTGGTACTTCGCATACCGCCACTTTCCTGCGATCCATCGGACCCGAGCCGTGGAACGCGGCCTATGTCCAGCCCTCGCGTCGTCCGAAAGACGGCCGTTACGGCGAAAACCCCAACCGTCTGCAACACTATTACCAGTTCCAGGTCGTGCTCAAGCCGTCGCCGGACAATATCCAGGACCTGTACCTGGGGTCGCTGAAGGAACTGGGCATCGATCCGACCGTGCACGATATCCGCTTCGTCGAGGATGATTGGGAAAACCCGACCCTGGGCGCCTGGGGCCTGGGCTGGGAAGTCTGGCTCAACGGCATGGAAGTGACGCAGTTCACCTACTTCCAGCAGGTCGGCGGCCTCGATTGCAAGCCGGTGCTCGGCGAGATCACCTATGGTCTCGAGCGTCTGGCCATGTACCTGCAGGGCGTGGAGAACGTCTACGACCTGACCTGGACCGTGTACCCGAACGGCCAGAAGGTCAGCTACGGCGACGTGTTCCATCAGAACGAGGTCGAGCAGTCCCGCTACAACTTCGAACACTCCAACGTGCCGTTCCTGTTCGAGCAGTTCAACCATTTCGAGGCGGAGTCGCGCCGCCTGCTCGAGGCCGGGCTCGCGCTGCCGGGCTATGAAATGATCCTGAAAGCCGCCCACACTTTCAACATGCTCGATGCCCGCGGCGCGATCTCGGTGACCGAGCGCGCGGCCTACATCGGACGCATCCGCGCCCTGGCGCGCCAGGTGGCCCAGGCCTACCACGACTCCCGCGAGGCGCTCGGTTTCCCGATGTGCCGGAAGGACTGAACACCATGAAACGCAGGACCTTCGTCCCTTGCCTGACGCTGCTGGCGGGAACCGCCTTCGCCGCGCCGATGTCCGACTGGGTGGTCTACCAGCAGGGCAGCGCGCTGGAGCTGGCGGTCGACCGCAATGCCATCGGCCTCGACAAGGACGGTCTGGTCCGCTTCGTCAACCAGGAGCGGTTTGCCGAACGCCAGCATGACAAGGATCATGATGTGGACTTCCACATCCGCCGCGTCGAAGGGGTCGCCGACTGCAACAAGGCGACCTATGCCTTCACCAGCGTGTCGTTCTACAGCAAGAGCAACCGCCACGTCTGGTCGCAGATGTACCCGGTGCCCCGCTACGCCTGGCGCTGGGAGCCGGTCGTTTCCGGCTCCGTCGCCCATGCCATGATGCGCCAAGTCTGCACCCTGGCCCGATCCGCCCCCAAAACACGAACCGAATGAACATGAACGCCACTTTGCTGATTGAGCTTCTGACCGAGGAGCTGCCGCCCAAGGCCCTGTCGAAACTGGCCGACAGTTTCGCCTCCACCATTACCGACGAACTGAAAAAGCTGCAGTTCGCCGATGCCGCCGCCGAGCCGGCGATTTTCGCCAGCCCTCGGCGCCTGGCGGTATCCCTGCCCGGCGTGCTCGCCATTCAGCCCGAACAGCGCATCGTGCGCAAGGGACCGGCGGTGTCCGCCGGTATGAAGGATGGCCAGCCGACTCCCGCGCTCGCCGGTTTCGCCCGTTCCTGCGGCGTGGATGTTTCCGCTCTGACCACCCTGCACGACGGCAAGCAGGATGTGTACGCCTACTCGTCGGTCAAACCGGGCGAGACGCTGGATGCCGTGCTGGCCGGCATCGTCGCCACCGCCCTGAAAAAACTCCCGGCGCCCAAGATGATGCGCTGGGGCGACTCCGAGCACCAGTTCGTGCGACCCGTGCACGGCCTGATGATGCTGCACGGCGACCGCGTGGTCGAAGGCGGCGTGCTCGGCCTGTCGAGCGGCAGGACGACGCGCGGTCACCGCTTCCTGTCCTCCGGCGAGGTGACCGTGCCGGATGCCGGAAGCTACGCGCGCGTGCTCTTCGAGCAGGGCAAGGTGGTGGCGAGCTTCGCGGCCCGCCGTGAACTGATCGGCCGGCGTCTTGCCGAGGCCGCCGACAGGCTTGGCGCCCGCATCGCGGCCGACGATGCCCTGTTCGATGAGGTGGCCGGGCTTGTCGAGTGGCCCGTGGTGCTGGAGGCCGGCTTCGAGGAGGACTTCCTCAAAGTGCCCCAGGAGTGCCTGATCCTGACCATGCAGCAAAACCAGAAGTACTTCCCGCTGCTGGATGCCCGGGGCCGCCTGCTGAACCGTTTCCTGCTGGTGTCCAACCTGGAAGCCGGGGACCCGTCGCATATCGTGCGCGGCAACGAGCGCGTGCTTCGTGCCCGGCTGTCCGACGCGCGCTTCTTCTTCGAGCAGGACGGAAAGACCCGCCTCGAGGACCGTCTGCCGCGTCTTGGCGAGGTGGTCTACCACAACCGCATCGGTACGCAGCTGGAGCGCATCGGCCGTCTGGAGACCATCGCCGCGTCGATCGCCCGCGAACTGGGCTGCGACGAGGCGCTGGCGCGCCGCGCCGCGCGCCTTGCCAAGGCCGATCTGGTTTCCGATATGGTGGGCGAGTTCCCCGAACTGCAGGGCGTGATGGGCATGTACTATGCCCGCCACGATGGCGAAGCGGAGGAGGTGGCGCTGGCGATCGAAGGGCACTATCACCCGCGCTTCGCCGGCGACAGCCTGCCGGAGGGCCCGATCGCCACCGCCGTTTCGCTGGCGGACAAACTGGAAACCCTGGTGGGCATCTGGGGTATCGGCCTCGTGCCGACCGGCGACAAGGACCCGTTCGCGCTGCGCCGCGCCGCCCTCGGCGTGCTGCGCATGGCGCTGACCCTGCCGCTTGACCTGAAAACCCTGATCGGCGCGACGGCGGCGGCCTTCCCGGAAGGCAAGCTCTCCGCCACGGTGGGCGAAGAGGTGTTCGCGTTCTGCCTCGAGCGCCTGAAGCACTACCTGGCCGGCGACTACCAGGGCGACGAGATCGATGCCGTGCTGGCGCTCGTGCCGAGCCGCCTTGACGAGATCGGCGCGGTGCTCGACGCCGTGTCGGCGTTCAAGGCGCTGCCCGAAGCCTCGGCGCTCGCCGCGGCCAACAAGCGTGTCGGCAACATTCTGCGCAAGGCCGAAACCGAGCCGGGCAAGGTGGATGCCTCGCTGCTTTGCGAAGACGCGGAAAAGGCGCTCTTTGGCGCGGTCGACCGCGTCGCGCCGGACGTCGAGGCGCGCTTCGCGGCGCGCGACTTCGCCGGAGCCCTGTCCTTGCTCGCCACGCTCAAGGTGCCGGTCGACGCGTTCTTCGACGGCGTGATGGTGATGGCCGACGACGCGGCGGTCCGCGCCAACCGCATCGCGCTCTTGGCGCGTCTGGCGGGGCTTTTCAACCGGGTTGCCGACATTTCGCTCTTGGCGGATTGACAGGGAGGGCTGCCATGAAACTCGTCATTCTCGATCGCGACGGTGTGATCAACGAAGATCGCGACGACTTCGTGAAGAACACCACCGAGTGGGTGCCGATCGAACACAGTCTGGAAGCGATCGCCAACCTCACGCAATCGGGGTGGCGGGTCGTGGTGGCCACCAACCAGTCCGGTATCGCCCGCGGGCTGTTCGATGTGCACGCGCTCAATGCGATGCACGAGAAAATGCACCGCCTCGTCAACCAGGCCGGCGGCAGGATCGACGCCGTCGTGTTCTGCCCGCACAAGCCGGACGACGAATGCGAGTGCCGCAAGCCCCTGCCGGGCATGGTCAACGAGATCGCCGAGCGTTTCAACGCCCGCCTGGAAGGGCTGCCGCTGATCGGCGACAGCCTGCGCGATCTCGTGTCCATCGACGCGGTGGGCGGCCAGCCCATTCTGGTGCGCACCGGGAAAGGCGAGGCGACCCTCGCCAAGGGCGGTCTGCCGGACGGCAGCCTTGTGTTCAACGACCTGTTCGATGCGGCCGAGTACCTCATCGAATCGCGCCAATCCTCGTAAACGGAAAACCGCATGCTGTTGATCCGCAACCTGTTGTACTGGCTCGTGGTGGTGTTCATCACGCCGGTCTTTTTCGTGCTGCTGATGATTTCGCTGCCCTTGCCGCGCCGCCGGCGGCATATCTTCGGTGTGACCTGGGCGATGACCCTGCTGTGGACGCTCGAGCACGTGGTCGGGCTCAAATGGCGCGTGATCGGCGCGGAGAACATTCCCGACACGCCGTCGGTGATCTGCTCCAAGCACCAGTCCGGTTGGGAGACCTTCGCCCTCCAGAAAATCTTCCCCTACCAAATCTATGTCGCCAAGCGCGAATTGTTGTGGATTCCGCTGTTCGGCTGGGGCCTTGCCGCGATGAATCCGATCACCATCAATCGCAGTGATCGGGCACGTTCGAACCAGCAGATCATCGAACAGGGTCGCGAGCGCCTATCGCACGGTTTCTGGATCACGGTGTTTCCGGAAGGGACGCGCGTGCCCCCGGGGGTGCCGGGCAAATACAAGCTGGGCGCCGCGCGCATCGCCACCACGCTCGGCATGCCGCTGGTTCCGGTGGCCCACAATGCCGGTGAATTCTGGGCGCGCAACGCGTTTCTCAAGCATCCCGGCCTGATCACCGTGGTGGTCGGCAAGCCGATCCTGCCGGTCGACGGCGCGACGCCCGAGAGCATGATGGCCGAGGCCTCGGCATGGATCGAGGCCCGCCAGAGCGAGATCGGCGGCACCGGTCCCAATGCGCATCCCGGGCAGAAGCGGGTCCACAGTGAAGACACTCGCGCTGCCTGACGCGAATCTGGCCGTCACGGTGATTCGCCGCCCGCGTAAAAGCATCGGCTTGCGGGTGACGGCAGAAGGGGTCGAATTGATCGCGCATCCGCGCGTATCGAGCGAAACCCTGCAGGAAATATTGCTGACAAAGCGTGATTGGATACTCAAGCACCATGCCCGTTTACTGGAGCAGCGGGCAAATGCTGACACCGATCGGCGAAATGTGACGATTGTCGGGGAACCCCTGCCAATTGTTCAAGTCGAAGGAATACGCCGTATCGCCAGAAGGCTGCCGGACCGCATAGAAATCGCGGGAGCCGCCGATGGCGATGCCCTGCGGGACGCGGTATCCCGTCTGCTCAGGCGCGAAGCCGCGCTGCTGTTTCCGGCGCGGCTGGCGCGTTTTGTTCCGGTCCTCAAACGCCAGCCCGGCCGGCTGTTGCTGTCCTCGGCCCGTTCCCGTTGGGGCAGCTGCTCGGCCGCCGGGGCGGTGCGCCTGAACTGGCGCCTGATCCAGGCGCCCCTGCCGGTGCTGGACTATGTGCTGGCCCATGAATTGGCCCACCTGGTGCACATGAACCATTCGCCCGCTTTCTGGGAGGAGACCGCCCGCCTGTGTCCCGATTGGCGGGATCGGCGGCGCTGGCTCAAGGATCATGGAAGCGGGCTGTTCGATTTTGGATGACGGGTCGCGGCCTGTCGAAACCTGGAGAAAATCATGCGTCTTTTGCATACCATGCTGCGAGTCGGCAACCTTGAACGTTCCCTGGCCTTCTATACCGAGGTGATGGGCATGCGGCTTCTGCGCCGCAACGATTTTCCAGAGGGACGCTTCACGCTGGCGTTTGTCGGCTACGGCGATGAAGAAGACAACACGGTGATCGAGTTGACCCACAACTGGGATACCGAAAGCTATGACCTGGGCAATGGCTTCGGCCATCTGGCCGTCGAGGTTCCCGATGCCCATGCCGCCTGTGAGGCGGTGCGCGCCAAGGGCGGCAAGGTGGTGCGCGAAGCCGGTCCGATGAAACATGGCACCACGGTCATCGCTTTCGTCGAGGATCCGGACGGTTACAAGATCGAATTCATCCAGCGCGGTACCCGGTAATCCGGTTCAGTTTTCGACCAGGCCGGTACTCCCGGCCTTTTTTATTGTGGGTTAATGATGAGCGTATCCCGTATTCCTGTTGCATGGGGGGCTGGCTTGTTGGCCTGTCTCCCCGTCTCGGCGCTGGCTTCCGCGCCCGGTGGTCCGGACCTGAGCCTGGCCTGGGTCGTGCCGTTCGCCGGCATTCTGTTGTCCATCGCGCTGTTTCCGATTTTCGCGGAATCGGTCTGGCACCACCACGCCGGCAAAGTCGTCGCCGGCTGGACGGCCCTGTTTCTGCTGCCCTACGGCCTGTACTTCGGCCTCGCGTCGGCCGCCCACCTCGTGGCGCATGCCATGCTGGCCGAATACCTGCCGTTCATCATTCTGCTGCTGACGCTTTACACGGTGTCCGGAGGCGTGCTGGTGGAGGGCAATCTGCACGGATCGCCCGCGCTCAATACCGGCCTGCTGGCGCTCGGCACCCTGCTGGCTTCCGTGATGGGCACCACCGGCGCCGCCATGCTCTTGATCCGGCCGTTGCTGCGCGCCAACGACAACCGCCGCCACAGGGTGCATGTCGTGGTGTTCTTCATTTTCCTGGTGGCCAATGTCGGTGGCGGCCTGACCCCGCTGGGCGACCCGCCGCTGTTTCTCGGGTTTCTCAACGGTGTGAGCTTTGGTTGGACCTTCCTGCACATGATCACGCCCGTCGCGATCGCCGCCGCTGTCTTGCTGGCGCTGTTCTATGTGCTGGACAGCTGGTGGTACCGCAAGGAAGGCGTGGAGCCCGTCGACCCGACCCCGGATTCGCCCTTGCGCTTTCGCGGCCTGTTCAACCTCGTTCTGCTGGGATTGGCGGTGGGCGCCGTGCTGCTGTCCGGTTTCTGGAAGCCGGGGATCCGTTACGAGGTGCTGGGTACGCCGATCGAGCTGCAGAACGTCACCCGCGATGTGTTGCTGCTGGCCATCGCCGGTTTGTCCTTATGGCTGACGCCGCGGGCCATCCGCGAGGGAAACCGCTTCAACTGGGGGCCGATCGAAGAGGTCGCCGTGCTGTTCGCGGGGATTTTCATTACCATCGCGCCGGCTATCGCCATTTTGCGCTTGGGCGAGGCGGGGCATTTCGCCGACGTGCTGCGCATGGTCAGCCGCCCGGACGGTACACCGATCGATTCCATGTACTTCTGGATGACGGGGCTGTTGTCGAGCTTCCTCGATAATGCGCCGACCTATCTGGTGTTCTTCAACCTGGCCGCCGGCGATGCCCATACCCTGATGGGGCCGATGGCGAGCACACTGCAGGCCATTTCCATGGGGGCGGTGTTCATGGGGGCGAACACCTACATCGGCAATGCGCCGAACTTCATGGTGAAGGCCATTGCCGAGGAGCGCGGTGTCGCGATGCCGAGCTTTTTCGCCTATATGGCCTGGTCGATGGCGATTCTGCTGCCGCTGTTTGTCCTGCTGACCCTGCTGATGTTCTGAGCCGTGCGGCGGGGCTTCTTCTTGAGGCTCCGCCGTTTCCGGCGTAAGCTAGCCGGTTTGTCGTTTTCTGGTTTGGCATCGATCATGCATATCCACATCCTGGGCATTTGCGGTACCTTCATGGGCGGTATCGCCGCCATCGCGAAAGAAGCCGGCCACACGGTCACCGGTTGCGACGCCAATGTTTACCCTCCCATGAGTACCCAGCTTGAGGCGATGGGCATCGGCCTGATTCCCGGTTTCGATCCTTCCCAGGTGTCGATCGGCGCGGACCTGTTCGTCATCGGCAACGTGGTGAGCCGCGGCAACCCACTGATGGAAACCATTCTCGACCTGGGGCTGCCGTATTGCTCCGGCCCGCAGTGGCTCGCCGAGAACGTACTGGCTGGCAAATGGGTGCTCGCCGTGGCGGGAACGCACGGCAAGACCACCACCAGTTCCATGCTGGCCTGGATTCTCGAGGATGCCGGATTGGCTCCTGGCTTCCTGATCGGCGGCATTCCGGCCAATTTCGGCGTGTCGGCGCGTCTGCCGGGGCGTCCCGCGCAAGATACGGCCAGTGTCAGCCCGTTCTTCGTCATCGAGGCCGATGAATACGACACGGCCTTCTTCGACAAGCGTTCCAAATTCGTTCACTACCATCCCCGCACGGCTGTTCTCAACAACCTCGAATACGACCACGCGGACATCTTCCCGGATCTTGCGGCGATCGAAACCCAGTTCCACCATCTGGTGCGCACCGTGCCGCGCAACGGCCGCCTGATCGCCAACGGCCGCGAGGCCAGCCTCGATCGCGTGCTCGAGCGGGGGGCCTGGACGCCGGTCGAACGTTTTGGCGGACCGGACGGCTGGCGGGTCGGCGACGCCGATGCGGACGGCGCGTTCGATGTGTATCTGGATGGCAAGCTCGAGGCGCGTGTCGAATGGCCACTGATCGGCGAGCACAATCGCCTCAATGCCCTGGCGGCGATCGCGGCGGCGCGGCATGTGGGTGTCACGCCCCGGCAGTCCGCCGAGGCGCTGTCGCGTTTTCTGAGTGTCAAGCGGCGCATGGAAGTGCGTGGCGTGGTGAATGGCGTGACGGTTTACGATGATTTCGCCCACCATCCGACCGCGATCACGACGACGGTAGAGGGTTTGCGCCAGAAAATCGGCGCGGCGCGCATTCTCGCGGTGCTCGAACCTCGCTCCAACACCATGAAGCTCGGCGCCATGAAGGAGGCGCTGGCGCCGTCGCTGGCTCGGGCCGACAAGGTGTTCTGCGCGGCGCACAATCTGAACTGGAATCCGGCCGAAGCGCTCGCGCCGCTGGGCGACAAGGCCGCGACGTTCGGGGCGTTCGCCGATCTGGTCGATGCCATCATCGCCGAAGCGCGCCCCGGCGACCACATCCTGGTGATGAGCAACGGCGGCTTCAACGGCATCCACGCCAAGCTGCTCGAGCGGCTGGCCCAAGCCGGGTAAATCGGCGGCCCGTTTGGCGCGTCAGCGATCGACGATGGCGCGCCGGTGACGCCGGAACACCCACTTTTCCCACATGGGACGGGTAATCTCGCCCAGTCCCTCGCGAATGTCCGCCACCAGGTTGTAGTGACCGTCCGCCGCGCGCGCGCAGCGGGTCACCACCCCCGGCAGTGCCAGGCGCAGGGCGGAGTCGGGATTGGGGTACAGGGTGAGGAGCACCGCGTCGCCAGCCTTCAGGGGCGCCGCCTGGCTCCAGGACAGCGCTTCCAGCCCGACCCGGCATGGTGTCAGCGGCGGCCGCTCGGTGTGGCGGTTCCGGAGGCTGACTTCCAGCGCCAGATCCAGCTTGGCTTCGAGTCTCAGAAG is part of the Paludibacterium paludis genome and harbors:
- a CDS encoding sodium:proton antiporter, translated to MSVSRIPVAWGAGLLACLPVSALASAPGGPDLSLAWVVPFAGILLSIALFPIFAESVWHHHAGKVVAGWTALFLLPYGLYFGLASAAHLVAHAMLAEYLPFIILLLTLYTVSGGVLVEGNLHGSPALNTGLLALGTLLASVMGTTGAAMLLIRPLLRANDNRRHRVHVVVFFIFLVANVGGGLTPLGDPPLFLGFLNGVSFGWTFLHMITPVAIAAAVLLALFYVLDSWWYRKEGVEPVDPTPDSPLRFRGLFNLVLLGLAVGAVLLSGFWKPGIRYEVLGTPIELQNVTRDVLLLAIAGLSLWLTPRAIREGNRFNWGPIEEVAVLFAGIFITIAPAIAILRLGEAGHFADVLRMVSRPDGTPIDSMYFWMTGLLSSFLDNAPTYLVFFNLAAGDAHTLMGPMASTLQAISMGAVFMGANTYIGNAPNFMVKAIAEERGVAMPSFFAYMAWSMAILLPLFVLLTLLMF
- the mpl gene encoding UDP-N-acetylmuramate:L-alanyl-gamma-D-glutamyl-meso-diaminopimelate ligase produces the protein MMHIHILGICGTFMGGIAAIAKEAGHTVTGCDANVYPPMSTQLEAMGIGLIPGFDPSQVSIGADLFVIGNVVSRGNPLMETILDLGLPYCSGPQWLAENVLAGKWVLAVAGTHGKTTTSSMLAWILEDAGLAPGFLIGGIPANFGVSARLPGRPAQDTASVSPFFVIEADEYDTAFFDKRSKFVHYHPRTAVLNNLEYDHADIFPDLAAIETQFHHLVRTVPRNGRLIANGREASLDRVLERGAWTPVERFGGPDGWRVGDADADGAFDVYLDGKLEARVEWPLIGEHNRLNALAAIAAARHVGVTPRQSAEALSRFLSVKRRMEVRGVVNGVTVYDDFAHHPTAITTTVEGLRQKIGAARILAVLEPRSNTMKLGAMKEALAPSLARADKVFCAAHNLNWNPAEALAPLGDKAATFGAFADLVDAIIAEARPGDHILVMSNGGFNGIHAKLLERLAQAG
- a CDS encoding PilZ domain-containing protein yields the protein MNRLDTLAALDTASFSALLPFACAQRESADELDDMLRETRLAMKVLAAPSDAQEDPAPILLRLEAKLDLALEVSLRNRHTERPPLTPCRVGLEALSWSQAAPLKAGDAVLLTLYPNPDSALRLALPGVVTRCARAADGHYNLVADIREGLGEITRPMWEKWVFRRHRRAIVDR